In the genome of Solibacillus silvestris, one region contains:
- the ligA gene encoding DNA ligase (NAD(+)) LigA (this protein catalyzes the formation of phosphodiester linkages between 5'-phosphoryl and 3'-hydroxyl groups in double-stranded DNA using NAD as a coenzyme and as the energy source for the reaction; essential for DNA replication and repair of damaged DNA; similar to ligase LigB): MNEIEQRIAELNKLLHEYGYAYYVLDKPVVEDSVYDQLLHELIALEEANPEFIYPDSPTQRVGGMVLEGFKKVTHETAMLSLSNAFNEEDLRDFDRKIEQAIGKNYSYVCELKIDGLAISLRYENGVFVQGATRGDGTVGEDITANLKTIRAIPLRLNEPVTLEVRGEAYMPKKSFEKLNERRAENGEELFANPRNAAAGSLRQLDPKIAASRNLSTFIYAVGGDGESYGIDGHWEMLKYLEELGFPSNKEREYCETIEDVLAFIEKWTEARPNLSYEIDGIVIKVNRYAHQDELGFTAKSPRWAIAYKFPAEEVITKLLDIELTVGRTGVITPTAILTPVLVAGTTVSRASLHNEDLIREKDIRIDDTVIVRKAGDIIPQIVGVVLEQRPDDAVPYKMPTHCPACDEEVVRIDTDVALRCVNPQCPAQIAEGVKHFVSRNAMNIDGLGEKVVEQLLREGYIQDVAGLYELTVEQLINLERMGQKSATNLVEALIQSKDNSLERLLFGLGIRHVGEKAAKILAAHFETIDALMVATEEDLKDIHEIGDKMAESIVAYFANEQVQQLIERLKGFGLNMSYKGKKIVVEAGANPFAGKTIVLTGKLQQLTRNEAKAKIEQLGGTVAGSVSKKTDLVIVGEDAGSKLEKAQSLGIEIWDEVRLIEQLI, translated from the coding sequence CGGAATTAAACAAGCTTCTTCATGAGTATGGCTATGCGTATTATGTACTGGATAAACCGGTAGTAGAAGATAGTGTATATGATCAGCTTTTACATGAACTTATCGCATTAGAAGAAGCAAATCCGGAATTTATTTATCCTGATTCTCCTACTCAGCGTGTCGGTGGCATGGTATTGGAAGGCTTTAAAAAGGTAACGCATGAAACAGCAATGCTTAGTTTATCGAATGCCTTCAATGAAGAAGATTTGCGTGATTTTGACCGGAAAATCGAGCAGGCAATCGGTAAAAATTACTCCTATGTATGTGAACTGAAAATTGATGGTTTGGCCATATCTTTACGCTATGAAAACGGGGTTTTTGTACAAGGCGCTACTCGTGGTGACGGAACGGTTGGTGAAGATATTACAGCCAACCTGAAGACAATCCGTGCCATTCCTTTACGTTTAAATGAACCAGTAACCTTAGAAGTGCGCGGCGAAGCCTATATGCCGAAAAAATCCTTCGAGAAACTGAACGAACGTCGAGCTGAAAATGGCGAAGAGCTATTTGCAAACCCTCGAAATGCGGCAGCAGGATCGTTGCGTCAATTAGACCCAAAAATTGCGGCAAGCCGAAATCTATCGACTTTTATATATGCAGTTGGCGGGGATGGAGAAAGCTATGGAATCGATGGGCATTGGGAAATGCTCAAGTATTTGGAGGAGCTAGGTTTTCCATCGAATAAAGAGCGTGAGTATTGCGAAACTATTGAGGACGTTTTGGCGTTTATAGAAAAGTGGACAGAAGCGCGCCCAAATTTATCGTATGAAATTGATGGTATCGTCATTAAAGTGAATCGCTATGCCCACCAAGATGAGCTTGGCTTTACGGCAAAATCGCCGCGCTGGGCAATTGCCTACAAATTCCCGGCTGAAGAAGTGATAACAAAATTACTAGATATCGAACTGACGGTAGGTCGCACGGGCGTTATTACTCCGACAGCGATTTTAACACCGGTACTTGTAGCCGGAACTACTGTGAGCCGTGCATCATTGCACAATGAAGACCTGATTCGTGAAAAGGACATTCGAATCGATGATACGGTCATTGTACGGAAAGCGGGGGATATTATTCCGCAAATTGTGGGGGTTGTTCTGGAACAGCGCCCGGATGACGCCGTACCATATAAAATGCCGACACATTGTCCCGCATGTGATGAAGAAGTTGTACGCATTGATACTGATGTAGCATTGCGCTGCGTGAATCCACAATGTCCTGCACAAATTGCGGAAGGTGTGAAGCATTTCGTTTCCCGCAATGCGATGAATATCGACGGTCTTGGCGAGAAGGTAGTAGAACAGCTGCTGAGAGAAGGCTATATTCAAGATGTAGCAGGACTATATGAACTGACAGTAGAACAACTGATCAACCTGGAGCGAATGGGGCAAAAATCGGCGACAAATTTAGTTGAAGCACTTATTCAGTCAAAGGACAATTCGCTGGAACGACTATTATTCGGTCTTGGCATTCGCCATGTTGGTGAAAAAGCAGCTAAGATTTTGGCAGCACATTTTGAAACAATCGATGCACTAATGGTTGCCACTGAAGAAGATTTGAAAGATATTCATGAAATTGGCGATAAAATGGCCGAATCGATTGTCGCGTATTTTGCAAACGAGCAAGTACAACAATTAATCGAACGCCTAAAAGGATTTGGCTTAAATATGAGCTATAAAGGCAAGAAAATTGTCGTGGAAGCAGGGGCAAATCCTTTTGCTGGTAAAACAATTGTACTGACAGGCAAATTACAGCAATTGACACGTAACGAAGCAAAGGCGAAAATAGAACAGTTAGGTGGTACGGTTGCAGGGAGTGTCAGTAAAAAAACAGACCTTGTAATTGTCGGAGAAGATGCAGGCTCGAAGCTAGAAAAGGCACAAAGCTTAGGCATTGAAATTTGGGATGAAGTGCGCCTAATCGAACAATTAATATAG
- a CDS encoding asparaginyl/glutamyl-tRNA amidotransferase subunit C, translated as MAKISKEEVKHVAHLARLAITEEEAEKFAEQLGKITDFAEQLNELDTTNVEPTSHVLPLVNVLREDVAKEGLPLEKVMLNVKEQEAGQIKVPSIME; from the coding sequence ATGGCAAAAATTTCGAAAGAAGAAGTAAAACACGTAGCACACTTAGCTCGTCTTGCTATTACAGAAGAGGAAGCAGAGAAATTTGCTGAACAACTAGGGAAAATTACTGATTTCGCAGAGCAGTTAAATGAATTAGATACAACAAATGTAGAACCGACTTCACATGTTTTACCTTTAGTGAACGTACTTCGTGAGGACGTAGCAAAAGAAGGCTTACCTCTTGAAAAAGTAATGCTGAACGTAAAAGAACAAGAAGCAGGTCAAATTAAAGTACCATCAATTATGGAGTAA